A section of the Serratia liquefaciens ATCC 27592 genome encodes:
- the potG gene encoding putrescine ABC transporter ATP-binding subunit PotG: MNDAIPRPQAKSQKVFTPLLEIRNLTKTFDGQNAVEDVSLTIYKGEIFALLGPSGCGKSTLLRMLAGFEQPTEGQIVLDGQDMSHVPPYQRPINMMFQSYALFPHMTVEQNIAFGLKQDKMPRGEITERVAEMLSLVHMQEFAKRKPHQLSGGQRQRVALARSLAKRPKLLLLDEPMGALDKKLRDRMQLEVTDILERVGVTCVMVTHDQEEAMTMAGRIAIMNRGKFVQIGEPEEIYEHPNSRFSAEFIGSVNVFDCVLQERQDDALILQSPGLRHAIKVDSDASVVDGVPIQVALRPEKIMLCEEIPEDGCNFAVGEVVHIAYLGDLSIYHVKLLSGQMLSAQLQNGHRFRKGMPTWGDEVRLCWEADSCVVLTV; encoded by the coding sequence TTGAACGACGCTATCCCTCGTCCTCAAGCCAAGTCGCAGAAGGTCTTCACCCCTCTGCTGGAAATCCGTAACCTCACCAAAACCTTTGACGGCCAAAATGCGGTCGAAGACGTTAGCCTGACCATCTACAAAGGCGAAATATTTGCCCTGCTGGGCCCCTCCGGCTGCGGCAAGTCGACGCTGTTGCGCATGCTGGCCGGTTTTGAACAGCCGACGGAAGGGCAAATCGTACTCGATGGGCAAGACATGTCGCACGTGCCGCCATACCAGCGGCCGATTAACATGATGTTCCAGTCCTACGCCCTGTTCCCGCACATGACGGTGGAGCAAAACATCGCCTTCGGCCTGAAACAGGACAAGATGCCGCGTGGGGAAATCACCGAGCGGGTAGCGGAAATGCTGTCGCTGGTCCATATGCAGGAGTTTGCCAAACGCAAGCCGCACCAGCTTTCTGGCGGCCAACGCCAGCGTGTGGCGCTGGCGCGCAGCCTTGCCAAGCGGCCAAAGCTGCTGCTGCTGGATGAACCGATGGGTGCGCTGGATAAAAAACTGCGTGACCGTATGCAACTGGAAGTGACGGACATTCTTGAGCGCGTCGGCGTGACCTGCGTGATGGTCACCCACGATCAGGAAGAGGCGATGACCATGGCAGGCCGTATCGCCATCATGAATCGCGGCAAGTTTGTGCAGATCGGCGAGCCGGAAGAGATCTACGAACACCCGAACAGCCGTTTCAGCGCCGAGTTTATCGGTTCGGTCAACGTATTTGACTGCGTGCTGCAAGAGCGTCAGGACGATGCTCTGATCCTGCAAAGCCCCGGTTTGCGTCATGCGATCAAGGTAGACTCCGACGCCTCGGTGGTGGACGGGGTGCCGATCCAGGTTGCGTTGCGACCGGAAAAAATCATGCTGTGCGAAGAGATCCCGGAAGATGGCTGCAACTTTGCCGTGGGGGAGGTGGTGCACATTGCCTATCTCGGCGATTTGTCGATCTACCACGTGAAGCTGCTCAGCGGCCAGATGCTCAGCGCCCAATTGCAAAACGGTCACCGTTTCCGCAAAGGGATGCCGACCTGGGGCGACGAAGTGCGGCTGTGTTGGGAAGCCGACAGCTGTGTCGTGTTAACGGTGTGA
- a CDS encoding threonine ammonia-lyase: MTKLIEFNAIIEAAERLSEKVIRTPAIPGSKLAEKIQRPVFLKLENTQLGGSFKARGVLNKFLKLADDLKDNRFVAVSGGNFGIAIAEAAKIFGADVTIIMPPSAPSTAIDRVRQLGSSVMIETDVHAAFERAKALAAEGYVVIDDCNDSLIAEGHGTLALEFIADCPDLTDVFVAVGGGGMLAGVATALKTIKPEIRIWGVETAGANSMHQALGAGKPVEIEVTSIISTLGVPVIDEMMLAHAQAYVEDIVVVSDKAAIEGMIAFGEEAKQWVELASGTLIPAVLAIAPKLPANAVIGMVVCGGNISHQDMAKWVSYSRNL, translated from the coding sequence ATGACAAAATTAATTGAATTTAACGCCATCATTGAAGCAGCAGAGCGTTTATCTGAGAAAGTGATTCGCACGCCGGCCATTCCCGGTTCGAAACTGGCTGAAAAGATCCAGCGGCCCGTCTTCCTGAAGCTGGAAAACACCCAGCTTGGCGGCTCTTTTAAAGCCCGAGGGGTGCTTAACAAATTTTTGAAACTGGCGGATGATCTCAAAGATAACCGGTTTGTTGCGGTGAGCGGCGGTAATTTTGGTATTGCGATCGCCGAGGCTGCGAAAATCTTTGGCGCTGACGTCACCATTATTATGCCACCCAGCGCACCCTCCACCGCTATCGACCGGGTCCGACAGTTGGGCAGTAGCGTCATGATAGAAACGGATGTTCATGCGGCGTTTGAGCGAGCGAAGGCCTTGGCAGCCGAAGGTTATGTGGTTATCGATGACTGTAACGATTCGCTGATAGCCGAAGGGCATGGCACCCTGGCACTTGAGTTTATCGCCGATTGTCCTGATTTAACTGATGTTTTTGTTGCTGTAGGTGGCGGTGGCATGCTGGCCGGTGTGGCGACGGCGCTGAAAACCATCAAGCCGGAGATCAGAATTTGGGGTGTTGAAACTGCGGGCGCCAATTCAATGCATCAGGCGCTTGGCGCCGGGAAACCTGTCGAGATTGAGGTCACGTCCATTATTTCCACGCTGGGGGTGCCCGTCATTGATGAAATGATGCTTGCGCATGCTCAAGCTTATGTCGAAGACATAGTGGTTGTTTCAGATAAGGCTGCCATCGAAGGGATGATCGCTTTTGGCGAAGAGGCTAAGCAGTGGGTCGAATTGGCTTCCGGAACGCTCATTCCCGCTGTGCTGGCTATTGCACCCAAGCTGCCCGCCAATGCGGTGATCGGGATGGTGGTGTGCGGTGGGAATATATCCCATCAAGACATGGCGAAATGGGTGAGTTATTCGCGCAATCTTTGA
- the eco gene encoding serine protease inhibitor ecotin, which yields MNKASVVFSGLLMAVSASAIAATSAEDTDISKQPLEKVAPYPKAEKGMSRQVIYLPKQEHEENFKVELLIGKTLEVDCNHHMIGGTLESKTLSGWGYDYLVLEKLSDPASTLMGCPDNSKQQKFIAANLGDASMQRYNSRLPIVVYVPKDVEVKYRVWKAEETVSKAEQK from the coding sequence ATGAACAAGGCATCCGTCGTATTTTCCGGCCTGCTGATGGCCGTTTCCGCCAGCGCCATTGCTGCCACCTCTGCCGAAGACACCGATATCAGCAAACAGCCGCTGGAAAAGGTCGCGCCATACCCTAAAGCGGAAAAAGGCATGAGCCGTCAGGTGATTTACCTGCCTAAACAGGAACACGAAGAGAACTTCAAGGTGGAACTGCTGATCGGCAAAACGCTGGAAGTGGACTGCAACCACCACATGATCGGCGGCACGCTGGAAAGCAAAACCCTTTCCGGCTGGGGCTATGACTATCTGGTGTTGGAAAAACTGTCCGATCCGGCCTCCACCTTGATGGGGTGCCCAGACAATAGCAAACAGCAGAAATTTATCGCTGCCAATTTGGGTGACGCGTCCATGCAGCGTTACAACAGCCGCTTGCCGATTGTGGTCTACGTGCCGAAAGACGTGGAAGTGAAATACCGCGTGTGGAAAGCCGAAGAGACGGTGAGCAAGGCCGAGCAGAAATAA
- a CDS encoding phosphatase PAP2 family protein, producing the protein MNPKPSLNQSSTTPQIQTNALYSLPASFYRWQVFGLIASGLLFLWLSRNEQLDWAISNYWFDAASGHFPWQNNHWLDLINHRLLKIGVITGAVLALFWGIYRRNPRMIVTMLLIGIGPLVVGILKATSAHSCPWDLIEYGGKAMSYPLFGAIPAVPGPGRCFPGGHASSGFAVMALFFLFYPQRPRLAYWCWFGGIVLGMLMGFGQVMRGAHFLTHNLWAGWWVWLSQLAVYCMASGFIRRKTR; encoded by the coding sequence GTGAATCCAAAACCTTCACTAAATCAATCCTCAACAACACCCCAAATTCAGACTAACGCCCTTTACTCGCTGCCGGCATCCTTTTACCGTTGGCAGGTTTTTGGGTTGATAGCCAGTGGGTTGCTGTTCCTTTGGCTGTCGCGCAATGAACAGCTGGACTGGGCCATCAGCAATTACTGGTTCGACGCCGCCAGCGGGCATTTTCCGTGGCAGAACAATCACTGGCTGGACTTGATTAACCACCGCCTGCTGAAAATCGGCGTGATTACCGGTGCGGTGCTGGCGCTGTTCTGGGGCATTTATCGCCGTAACCCGCGCATGATTGTCACCATGCTGCTGATCGGCATTGGTCCCTTGGTGGTCGGGATTCTGAAAGCCACCAGCGCACATTCCTGCCCTTGGGATTTAATCGAATACGGCGGTAAGGCGATGTCCTATCCTCTGTTCGGCGCAATACCGGCGGTACCTGGACCGGGGCGCTGCTTCCCTGGCGGTCATGCCTCCAGCGGCTTTGCCGTGATGGCGCTGTTTTTCCTGTTTTATCCGCAACGCCCACGCCTGGCTTACTGGTGTTGGTTCGGCGGCATTGTGCTCGGCATGCTGATGGGTTTTGGTCAGGTCATGCGCGGCGCACATTTTCTTACCCATAACCTGTGGGCGGGTTGGTGGGTCTGGCTCAGCCAACTGGCTGTTTATTGCATGGCGAGCGGGTTTATCCGCCGCAAGACGAGGTAA
- the potH gene encoding putrescine ABC transporter permease PotH, translating into MTMLAERTPPEPPANGPGPLKAFFQRLQMAHGRKLVIAVPLLWLTLLFLLPFLIVFKISLAELALAVPPYTDLMSWADGKLDIALNFANYLQLTDDPLYLDAYLQSLQVAAVSTVCCLIIGYPLAWAVAHSKASTRNILLLLVILPSWTSFLIRVYAWMGILKNNGILNNFLLWLGVIDQPLVILHTNLAVYIGVVYSYLPFMVLPIYTALTRLDYSLVEASLDLGAKPLKTFFSVIVPLTRGGIIAGSMLVFIPAVGEFVIPELLGGPDSIMIGRVLWQEFFNNRDWPVASAVATVMLLLLILPIIWFHKHQNKEMGGQG; encoded by the coding sequence ATGACAATGCTTGCTGAACGCACGCCGCCGGAACCGCCGGCCAACGGGCCCGGCCCGCTGAAAGCCTTTTTCCAGCGCCTGCAAATGGCCCACGGCCGCAAACTGGTGATTGCGGTGCCGCTGCTGTGGCTGACGTTGCTGTTCCTGCTACCGTTCCTGATTGTGTTCAAGATCAGCCTGGCGGAGCTGGCGCTGGCGGTCCCGCCCTACACTGACCTGATGAGTTGGGCTGACGGCAAGTTGGACATCGCGCTCAACTTTGCCAATTACCTGCAACTGACCGACGATCCGCTGTATCTGGACGCCTATCTGCAGTCGCTGCAGGTGGCGGCGGTGTCAACGGTGTGTTGCCTGATCATTGGTTATCCGTTGGCCTGGGCAGTGGCGCACAGCAAAGCATCAACCCGCAATATTTTGCTGCTGTTGGTGATCCTGCCGTCGTGGACCTCATTTTTGATCCGCGTTTATGCCTGGATGGGCATATTGAAAAACAACGGCATCCTTAACAATTTCCTGCTGTGGCTTGGGGTTATCGATCAGCCGCTGGTGATCCTGCATACCAATCTGGCGGTCTATATCGGCGTGGTTTACTCCTACCTGCCGTTTATGGTGCTGCCGATTTATACCGCCTTGACGCGGCTGGATTATTCGCTGGTGGAGGCCTCGCTGGATCTGGGCGCCAAACCGCTGAAAACCTTCTTCAGCGTGATTGTGCCGCTGACCCGTGGCGGTATCATTGCCGGCTCGATGCTGGTGTTTATCCCGGCGGTCGGCGAGTTCGTGATCCCGGAACTGCTGGGCGGGCCTGACAGTATTATGATTGGCCGGGTACTGTGGCAGGAATTCTTCAATAACCGCGATTGGCCGGTAGCTTCGGCGGTTGCCACAGTGATGCTGCTGCTGTTGATTTTGCCGATTATCTGGTTCCACAAGCACCAGAACAAGGAAATGGGGGGGCAGGGATGA
- the rimK gene encoding 30S ribosomal protein S6--L-glutamate ligase has product MKIAILSRDGTLYSCKRLVEAAEQRGHSVDIIDPLSCYMNINPAAPTIHYRGRQLERYDAVIPRIGSAITFYGTAVLRQFELLGSYPLNESVAITRARDKLRSLQLLARQGIDLPITGFAHSPDDTGDLIELVGGAPLVVKLVEGTQGIGVVLAETRQAAESVIDAFRGLNAHILVQEYIREAQGSDVRCLVVGGKVVAAIERQAKPGEFRSNLHRGGTARKVSITAKERAIAVKAATTLGLDVAGVDILRATRGPLVMEVNASPGLEGVETTTGLDIAGMMIEYIEPRARAGFRLKSGG; this is encoded by the coding sequence GTGAAAATTGCCATTCTTTCGCGCGATGGAACGCTGTACTCATGCAAGCGTTTGGTGGAGGCGGCAGAGCAGCGCGGCCACAGCGTGGATATTATCGATCCGCTTTCTTGCTATATGAACATTAACCCGGCCGCGCCGACCATTCACTATCGCGGCCGTCAGTTGGAACGCTACGATGCGGTGATCCCGCGCATCGGCTCCGCCATCACCTTTTATGGTACCGCCGTACTGCGCCAGTTTGAGCTGCTGGGCAGTTACCCGCTGAATGAGTCGGTGGCGATCACCCGTGCACGCGACAAACTGCGTTCGCTGCAGTTGCTGGCACGCCAGGGGATCGATCTGCCAATCACCGGTTTCGCCCATTCGCCGGACGATACCGGTGATTTGATTGAGCTGGTCGGCGGTGCGCCACTGGTGGTGAAACTGGTGGAGGGGACGCAGGGTATCGGCGTGGTGTTGGCGGAAACCCGCCAGGCGGCGGAAAGCGTGATTGACGCCTTTCGCGGCCTTAACGCCCATATCCTGGTGCAGGAATATATTCGCGAGGCACAGGGCAGTGACGTGCGTTGTCTGGTGGTCGGCGGCAAGGTAGTGGCCGCGATTGAGCGTCAGGCCAAGCCCGGGGAGTTCCGGTCCAATCTGCACCGTGGCGGTACCGCCCGCAAAGTGAGCATCACCGCCAAAGAGCGAGCTATTGCGGTTAAGGCGGCCACCACGCTGGGACTGGACGTCGCCGGGGTAGATATTTTGCGAGCGACTCGCGGCCCGCTGGTGATGGAAGTGAACGCCTCACCGGGGCTTGAAGGGGTGGAAACCACCACGGGATTGGATATTGCCGGCATGATGATCGAGTATATCGAGCCGCGCGCCAGAGCGGGATTTCGTCTCAAGTCGGGCGGCTGA
- a CDS encoding type III secretion system chaperone family protein produces MDSLIVPDLALLRRWLDQSGISFFECDSCQALHLPHMQNFDGVFDAKLDLVDNVILFSALAEVKPTALIPLVADLSQINASSLTIKAFVDIQDDNLPKLIVCQSLSIAVGVTLEQFTHFMQQGEEQISMVILEARANDLLFMGDEEENPASAERLPMLH; encoded by the coding sequence ATGGATTCACTCATTGTCCCTGATTTGGCGTTGTTGCGACGCTGGCTGGATCAATCGGGCATTTCATTCTTTGAGTGCGATTCCTGTCAGGCGCTGCACCTGCCGCACATGCAAAACTTCGACGGCGTATTTGACGCCAAACTCGATCTGGTGGACAACGTTATTCTGTTTTCCGCCCTGGCAGAGGTGAAGCCGACCGCGCTGATCCCTCTGGTGGCCGATCTCAGCCAGATTAACGCCAGTTCGCTGACCATCAAAGCCTTTGTCGATATCCAGGACGATAACCTGCCGAAGCTGATCGTCTGTCAGTCGCTAAGTATCGCCGTGGGCGTCACGCTGGAACAGTTCACGCACTTTATGCAGCAGGGCGAAGAGCAGATCTCCATGGTGATCCTCGAGGCGCGGGCGAACGATCTGCTGTTTATGGGTGACGAAGAAGAGAACCCGGCTAGCGCCGAACGCCTGCCAATGTTGCACTGA
- a CDS encoding GrxA family glutaredoxin, protein MFAVIFGRPGCPYCVRAKELAEKLTEERDDFNFRYVDIHAEGITKADLEKTVGKPVETVPQIFLDEKHIGGCTDFEAYAKENLNLFQ, encoded by the coding sequence ATGTTTGCAGTTATCTTCGGGCGCCCAGGCTGTCCTTATTGTGTCCGTGCGAAAGAGTTGGCGGAAAAACTGACTGAAGAACGTGACGATTTCAACTTCCGTTATGTTGATATCCACGCTGAAGGCATCACCAAAGCCGATCTGGAAAAAACCGTTGGCAAACCGGTAGAAACCGTTCCGCAGATCTTCCTCGATGAGAAACACATCGGCGGCTGCACCGATTTCGAAGCTTATGCCAAAGAAAACCTGAACCTGTTCCAGTAA
- the potF gene encoding spermidine/putrescine ABC transporter substrate-binding protein PotF, with amino-acid sequence MVTQRKKWLSGVVAGLLMAASVTASAEEKTLHVYNWSDYIAPDTLAKFQKETGIKVVYDVFDSNEVLEGKLMAGSTGYDLVVPSSNFLERQSKAGIFEPLDKSKMPNYKNLDPEMLQLVAHNDKDNKYGIPYLMVTTGIGYNVDKVKAVLGKDAPVDSWDLILKPENLEKLKSCGVSFLDAPSEVYATVLHYLGKDPNSTNAADYTGAANDLLLKLRPNIRYFHSSQYINDLANGDICVAIGWSGDVMQAANRAKEAKNGVNVAYAIPKEGALTYFDMFAMPADAKNKDAAYQFLNFLMKPDVMAGISNYVYYANAVKDSTPLVKAEVRDNPNVYPPADLRAKLFTLNVQSPKLDRVITRAWTKVKSGR; translated from the coding sequence ATGGTCACCCAACGTAAAAAGTGGTTATCGGGTGTTGTTGCCGGCCTGCTGATGGCCGCGTCCGTCACGGCGTCAGCCGAGGAAAAAACGCTGCACGTCTATAACTGGTCCGACTATATTGCGCCGGACACCTTAGCCAAATTCCAGAAAGAAACCGGCATTAAAGTGGTGTACGACGTCTTTGACTCCAATGAAGTGTTGGAAGGCAAACTGATGGCGGGCAGCACCGGTTATGATCTGGTAGTGCCTTCATCCAACTTCCTTGAGCGCCAGTCGAAGGCCGGTATTTTCGAGCCCCTCGACAAGAGCAAGATGCCGAACTACAAAAACCTTGATCCCGAAATGCTGCAGTTGGTGGCACACAATGACAAGGACAACAAGTACGGTATCCCTTACCTGATGGTGACCACCGGCATCGGCTATAACGTCGACAAGGTGAAGGCGGTACTGGGCAAAGATGCGCCGGTCGACAGCTGGGATCTGATCCTCAAGCCAGAGAACCTCGAGAAGCTTAAAAGCTGTGGTGTTTCCTTCCTGGATGCGCCGAGCGAGGTTTACGCTACCGTACTGCACTACCTGGGCAAGGATCCCAACAGCACCAACGCAGCGGATTACACCGGTGCGGCCAACGATCTGCTGCTTAAGCTGCGGCCGAACATCCGTTACTTCCACTCTTCCCAATACATCAATGACCTGGCGAACGGCGATATCTGCGTAGCGATAGGCTGGTCCGGTGATGTGATGCAGGCGGCCAACCGCGCCAAAGAGGCGAAGAACGGCGTGAACGTGGCCTATGCCATTCCTAAAGAAGGGGCGCTGACCTATTTTGACATGTTTGCCATGCCGGCAGATGCCAAAAACAAGGACGCCGCCTACCAGTTCCTGAACTTCCTGATGAAGCCTGATGTGATGGCCGGCATCAGCAACTACGTCTATTACGCCAACGCGGTGAAGGACTCCACTCCGCTGGTGAAAGCGGAAGTGCGTGATAATCCGAACGTCTACCCGCCGGCCGATCTGCGTGCCAAGCTGTTCACGCTGAACGTGCAATCGCCGAAGTTGGATCGTGTGATTACCCGCGCCTGGACTAAAGTTAAAAGCGGACGCTAG
- a CDS encoding YbjC family protein yields the protein MRSFGDLPRTVLVLEGLGMLSLVLAYLSIHGHVQLPGWLASQQAAVGMIFLGVALMVPAAAFLVWRVVQGFGPLMRGGQPPQNDRHKPHSPVDKNDSEPRA from the coding sequence ATGCGTTCATTCGGTGACTTACCCCGTACGGTGTTGGTTTTGGAAGGCCTGGGCATGCTGTCATTAGTGCTGGCTTATCTGAGCATTCACGGTCACGTTCAATTGCCGGGCTGGTTGGCTTCCCAGCAGGCAGCGGTGGGCATGATTTTCCTCGGCGTGGCGCTGATGGTCCCGGCGGCGGCTTTTTTGGTTTGGCGCGTGGTGCAAGGATTTGGCCCGCTAATGCGCGGCGGTCAGCCGCCGCAGAACGATCGGCATAAGCCTCATTCGCCGGTCGATAAAAACGACAGTGAGCCGCGCGCCTGA
- a CDS encoding 5'-methylthioadenosine/S-adenosylhomocysteine nucleosidase produces MTKKLNLVLLAVCGALFSPLTVAQQGVVPGPIVVQGAMPVEAERFAQRLDNPREEQIGGWRFWRGTVDGYPVVVSETLKGMSNAAAATAIAATQFRPVAIINQGTAGGHDPALKVYDIVLGKYSVSLGAFKTPKKEQGEGSDSRQWQPMDLLASKGSAGEDKNPHTIRQFPADAKLLAIAESVKGSYAQGKVVEGVIGSADVWNSELDRIRDFREKYHTSVEEMETASAAQIAAAFNIPFVGIRVLSNNITNQGKYDPQTGLACQDYVYQVVKAYIAENASR; encoded by the coding sequence ATGACAAAAAAATTGAATCTTGTGCTGTTGGCGGTCTGTGGCGCGCTGTTTTCTCCTCTGACGGTGGCGCAGCAGGGCGTTGTCCCCGGGCCGATTGTGGTTCAGGGCGCAATGCCGGTGGAGGCGGAACGTTTCGCCCAACGTCTGGACAACCCGCGTGAAGAACAAATTGGCGGCTGGCGCTTCTGGCGCGGCACCGTGGACGGTTATCCGGTCGTGGTGTCGGAAACGCTGAAAGGCATGTCTAACGCGGCGGCGGCTACGGCGATCGCCGCGACCCAGTTCCGTCCGGTGGCGATCATCAATCAGGGCACTGCCGGCGGCCACGATCCTGCGCTGAAAGTGTATGACATCGTGCTGGGAAAATATTCGGTTAGCCTGGGCGCGTTTAAAACGCCGAAAAAAGAACAGGGCGAAGGCAGTGATTCACGGCAGTGGCAACCTATGGATTTGCTGGCTTCGAAAGGCAGCGCCGGTGAGGATAAAAATCCCCATACGATCCGTCAATTCCCGGCAGACGCTAAACTGTTGGCGATAGCGGAGAGCGTTAAGGGCAGCTACGCGCAGGGCAAGGTCGTTGAAGGAGTGATTGGCTCCGCCGACGTCTGGAACAGCGAACTGGATCGCATTCGTGACTTCCGCGAAAAATATCATACCTCGGTAGAAGAGATGGAAACGGCTTCGGCCGCTCAGATAGCCGCGGCTTTCAATATTCCTTTTGTCGGCATTCGCGTCCTGTCCAACAATATTACCAACCAGGGTAAATACGATCCGCAGACCGGGCTGGCGTGTCAGGATTATGTCTACCAGGTGGTGAAGGCTTATATCGCTGAAAACGCATCTCGCTGA
- a CDS encoding inner membrane protein YbjM yields the protein MASERYWWSILSCFLLFSLVYLGQQSGVFGSTDHEHRGETGLLLFVIPGVVASYLSSKKRILCPLLGALYALPLCLIIRHFWLTPSYSFWQELAYATSAVFWCMFGALLALFIGGLLQAYLQCHRRERQ from the coding sequence ATGGCGAGCGAACGGTATTGGTGGAGTATTTTGAGCTGTTTCCTACTGTTCAGCCTGGTGTATCTTGGCCAGCAGAGCGGAGTCTTTGGCAGTACCGATCATGAGCATCGGGGGGAGACCGGCCTGTTGCTGTTCGTGATACCCGGCGTGGTTGCCAGTTATCTGTCGAGTAAAAAACGCATTCTCTGCCCGTTACTGGGCGCGCTCTATGCACTGCCGCTGTGCCTGATCATCCGCCACTTTTGGTTAACACCCTCTTATTCGTTCTGGCAGGAATTGGCTTACGCCACCAGCGCGGTATTCTGGTGCATGTTTGGCGCGCTGCTGGCGCTGTTTATCGGCGGCTTGTTGCAGGCTTATCTGCAATGTCACCGCCGTGAACGGCAATAA
- a CDS encoding aspartate:alanine antiporter: MNINVASLLNGNYILLLFVVLALGLCLGKVRLGSVQLGNSIGVLVVSLLLGQQHFAINTEALNLGFMLFIFCVGVEAGPNFFSIFFRDGKNYLMLALVMVGSAMVIAIGLGKLFHWDIGLTAGMLAGSMTSTPVLVGAGDTLRNTITNGPALLAAQDHLSLGYALTYLIGLVSLIFGARYLPKLQHQDLSTSAQQIARERGLDTDSQRKVYLPVIRAYRVGPELVAWADGKNLRELGIYRQTGCYIERIRRNGILANPDGDAVLQVGDEISLVGYPDAHARLDPSFRNGKEVFDRDLLDMRIVTEEIVVKNSNAVNKRLSQLKLTDHGCFLNRVIRSQIEMPIDDSIVLNKGDVLQVSGDARRVKSVAEKIGFISIHSQVTDLLAFCAFFIIGLLIGQITIQFSNFSFGIGNAAGLLMSGIMLGFLRANHPTFGYIPQGALNMVKEFGLMVFMAGVGLSAGAGIGHSLGAVGGQMLIAGLIVSLVPVVICFLFGAYVLRMNRALLFGAIMGARTCAPAMEIISDTARSNIPALGYAGTYAIANVLLTLAGSLIVVLWPGILG, translated from the coding sequence GTGAACATAAACGTCGCTAGTTTGTTAAACGGTAACTACATCCTGTTACTGTTCGTGGTACTCGCACTGGGGCTGTGCCTCGGTAAAGTCCGTCTGGGCTCCGTTCAACTCGGTAATTCCATTGGCGTTTTGGTGGTTTCGCTGCTGCTTGGCCAACAACATTTCGCCATTAACACCGAAGCGCTAAATCTCGGCTTTATGCTGTTTATTTTCTGCGTTGGTGTGGAAGCCGGGCCCAACTTTTTCTCGATATTTTTCCGCGACGGAAAAAATTACCTGATGCTGGCGCTGGTAATGGTCGGTTCCGCGATGGTGATCGCTATCGGTCTCGGCAAACTTTTCCATTGGGATATTGGCCTGACCGCCGGCATGCTCGCCGGATCCATGACCTCTACCCCAGTCCTGGTAGGCGCCGGCGATACGCTGCGCAATACCATCACCAACGGCCCGGCGCTGCTGGCGGCACAGGATCATCTGAGCCTCGGCTATGCCCTGACCTACCTGATTGGCCTGGTGAGTCTGATTTTCGGCGCACGTTACCTGCCTAAGCTGCAACACCAGGACCTTTCCACCTCCGCTCAGCAAATTGCCCGCGAACGTGGCCTGGACACGGACAGCCAACGCAAGGTTTATTTGCCGGTTATCCGCGCTTATCGCGTGGGACCGGAGCTGGTGGCCTGGGCCGATGGCAAAAACCTGCGCGAACTGGGCATCTATCGCCAGACCGGCTGCTATATCGAACGCATTCGTCGTAACGGTATTTTGGCAAACCCGGACGGTGACGCGGTGCTACAGGTAGGCGATGAAATCTCGCTGGTTGGCTACCCCGATGCCCATGCACGGCTGGATCCCAGCTTCCGCAACGGCAAAGAGGTCTTCGACCGCGATCTGCTGGACATGCGCATCGTCACCGAAGAGATTGTGGTCAAGAACAGCAATGCGGTGAACAAGCGCCTGAGCCAGCTGAAGCTGACCGATCATGGCTGCTTCCTCAACCGGGTGATCCGTAGCCAGATTGAAATGCCTATCGACGACAGTATCGTGCTCAACAAAGGCGATGTACTGCAGGTCAGCGGCGACGCTCGCCGGGTGAAAAGCGTGGCGGAGAAGATTGGCTTTATCTCGATCCACAGTCAGGTCACCGACCTGTTGGCATTCTGCGCCTTCTTTATCATCGGGCTGTTGATTGGCCAGATCACCATCCAGTTCAGTAACTTCTCGTTCGGCATCGGTAACGCCGCCGGCTTGCTGATGTCCGGCATCATGCTCGGCTTCCTGCGTGCCAACCACCCGACCTTTGGCTACATTCCGCAGGGCGCGTTGAATATGGTGAAAGAGTTCGGTCTGATGGTGTTTATGGCCGGTGTTGGCCTGAGCGCCGGTGCGGGTATTGGCCACAGCCTGGGTGCCGTTGGCGGCCAGATGCTGATCGCCGGACTGATCGTCAGCCTGGTGCCGGTGGTGATCTGCTTCCTGTTCGGCGCTTACGTGCTGCGCATGAACCGTGCCCTGCTGTTTGGCGCCATTATGGGGGCCCGCACCTGTGCGCCGGCGATGGAGATTATCAGCGACACCGCACGCAGCAATATCCCTGCCCTGGGCTATGCCGGTACCTATGCTATCGCTAACGTATTGTTAACCCTGGCCGGTTCGCTGATTGTAGTGTTGTGGCCGGGGATCCTCGGCTAA